DNA sequence from the Cohnella herbarum genome:
TGTACCCTATATCGGCTTTGTCGGAAAGACGGGCAAACATGCTATAATGGTTGGGATAATGGGAAAAGGAGAGGATGATCGAACGATGAAACGGTTACGTTGGGGAATTCTTGGCTGCGCGGCGATCGCGGATCGTGCCGTCATTCCGGCGATTCAAGCGTCGGAAACGGGAGAGTTGATCGGGATTGCCAGCCGGGACGAGAGCAAGGCGAAAGCCAAGGCCGAGCAATTCGGCATTCCCAAATCCTACGGAAGTTACGAGGCGCTGCTGGCGGATCCGGACATTGACGCCGTCTACATCCCGCTGCCGAATCATCTGCACAAAGAATGGACGATCGCGGCGGCTAAAGCCGGAAAACATATCTTGTGCGAGAAGCCGTTGGCGCTAAATGCATCCGAAGCTCAAGAGATGGTAGATTGCTGCAAGGAAGCCGGAGTTCATCTAGCCGAAGCTTTCATGTACAGGCATCATCCGCGAATCGCGAGAGTGAAAGAGATTATCGCAAGCGGAGAAATCGGAGATCTGAGAGCTATTCGCGGCGTGTTTACATACAACGGGGCAGCAAGCACGGGGGATATTCGGCAAGTCAAAGCTTGGGGCGGCGGAGGGCTATACGACGTGGGCGTCTATCCGCTCAGCGCGGCTCGCCTCATTATGGGCGTCGAGCCCGAAGCGGTTACCGTGCACGCGTTATTTTCTCCCGAGCACGATGACGTCGATATGATGGCTTCCGGTTTAGTCGAATTTCCGGGTAACGTAGCGCTGACCTTCGACTGCGGCATGTGGGCGACGTTCCGTAACGAGCTAGAGATCGTAGGCACGGAAGGGACGATCGTCCTTAAGCCGTCTTTCCTTCCTTCGAAGGAAAACGACGATATTACGATTCAGGTCGGATCCGCTATCCGGAAGGAAGGCCCTTACGGAGTCGACGCTTACGTCGCGCAATCCGATCAATTCGCGAAGGTCGTGCGGGGCGAGGAGCCGCCGGCCTATCCTTCTCAGGATGCCGTCGCGAGCATGAGATTGATCGACGCCTGTTTGGAGTCTGCTCGCAAGCGTCAGCGGGTCGTGTTGTGAAATAACAAATGGCTCTTATAGGAAACTGAATAGCACGAGGCTTCATCTTCCGAGACGGCCATTTTGACCGTTAAACGGAAGTAATTGAGCTAACTTTCCCGTCCAGACGGTCATTTTGACCGTCTGGACGCTTGTAATTGGCGCAATTACCCCGAAATGTATGTTGAGACGGTCATTTTGACCGCTTCACAAGTTCAACAGAACAATATCTCATATGAGACGGTCATTTTGACCGTCTGACCGTAACATTGATGCATAGCAATCAATCTTTTAAAAATCCCATTCACGCTCCCGAGAAGGAAATTACGATATGAGGTGATCTCCATTGGGAATTTGAGCCGATGATGGAACCAAGTCAATCCACACGCGAGGGGAGCGACGTACCGGGCGGGAGCCCGGGTTGAAACCTGATTTCGGTTTTAAGACCAATAAATTTCTAAATCACTCCGGCATAAACGTTCACATGCTATCCCTAAGGACAGCATGTGAACGTTTATGTTTGTTATTTCCTATCCTCTCACGGCTTCTACAACCGTTTTACAGATTCCCGTTCGATGATCTTGCTTTGCAAATAGATGTTTTTGGGTTGCGCCTCCGGATGTTTAATACATCCTAACATCCGAACAACGGCTTCGATCGCGAATTCATGTTTACTTATGTCCACGGAAGTAAGGGGAGGTACGATGGTTTGGCTTAAGTCCGTGTTATCGAAGCTGATAAGCGATACTTGATCGGGTACCGATATGCCTTCCGCTTGAAGTTTAAGCAATAGCTTGTAGGCAGCCATGTCGCAGTGGCATACGAAAGCGGTGGGAAGTTTGTTGGGCAACTCAAAATCCATTACGTACGAGCCGTTATCGTCGTTGTTAACGAGCATCCATTGTTTGTTCCATTCCAGATGATAGTAGTTGAGAGCTTTCAAATACCCGCAATAACGATCCATAACGCTAGAGGTGTAATGCGGGTTGCCGACGAACCCGATATCGACGTGTCCCCTATCCACTAAGTATTTCGTGACGGCATAACCGGATTGAAAGTTGTCGGGAATAATGCAATTAAGAGCGATATCCGATTTGTAGAAGTCTATTGCAATTACCGGGAACGGATAGGCGGTCAGCAACTTGACGTAAGCTTCGCTGACTTCGCCGGCTATGAACAATCCATTAAGATCGGACAGATCCTGAGCGAGGGACAGCGGGACGCTATTGGATTGCTCTTGTTCTGGATCAAGCAAGTAAATAGATAGACTAATGTCTCTTTGGGAGCATTCTTGATTCATATAGTAGTAAATTTTCGTGTAAAAGTTATCCGTATCGAGGAAGAAGCGCTTCGGAACAATAATCCCGAGCTTGGACACGGACTTGGTAAGCTTTGCGTTCTTGTGCAAATATCCGAGCTCATTGGAGGTTTGGAGAATCTTCTTCCGCAGTCCATCGCTTACACCTGGCTGATTGTTGAGCGCTTTAGAGACACTAACCTTCGTTACGCCTAGTATGTTTGCAATGGTATCTAAAGTTACTTTTCCCGATTGCATGGCAGCAGTCTCCTAAGAATAAAAATATTTCCTCTTCATAGAATATTAACTAAAGTAACTTTATAAGTCAATTGTAAGTATAACAATCACGAAAGTTACTTTACAAAAGATACTCTTTTTACATTATTGCAACTGCACCGAATGTCGATTTATAGCGGTATTTAGGAGTATTACTTCTATATGGGATGAAATGTAGAAGGTTTTATCGTTCAGTTCAATGATTTATCCCTGTGAATTAGTTAACTAAATGTTACTTAATAAATTACGTTGACAAAATAAATTAACTTAAATTATAATCGCTTACATAAGGTAAATTTAGGTAATCATTCAGTATTTAAATGCTGAAATCGGCAGGAATGGGGAGAAATAACATGACAGTTATCCGCTCGAAACAAAATCCGATTATTTCGCCTCAAGATGTTAGCGCTTCCAATAATGAGTGGGAAGTCATTGGCGTATTTAATGCCGGAGTGACCAAGTACAAGGACGAAGTGATCTTGATGCTTCGCGTCGCGGAGAGACCGATTAACGACAATCCGGATATTTATTTGACGCCGTTTTATGAGGCTTCTTCCAATCGAATGACCATACGAACGATCGCCAAAACTCCAGAATGCGATTTCTCCGACGTGAGAGTGATCAAGACGCCCGAGAAAAATTACTTAACCTCCATATCCCATTTGCGTGTCGCACGAAGCAGTGACGGAATCCGGTTCAAGATCGATGATAAGCCTACGATTCTTCCAGGTACGATGTACGAAAGCTATGGAATCGAGGACCCCCGGATTACCCGAATCGAAGATACGTACTACATGACTTACTCGGCCATCTCGGAGTATGGCATATGTACCGGGATGATGACGACGAAGGATTTCGTCACCTTCTATCGCGAAGGTAACGTCTTCCATCCGGACAACAAGGATGTCGTCCTATTTCCGAGACAAGTCCGAGGGAAATATTACGCGCTTCATCGCCCTTCTTGCTCTCATTACGGCAAACCGGAGATGTGGATTGCGGAGTCTAGTGACCTAAGGCAGTGGGGAAATCATCGCCATCTGGCGAACGTGCGCGAAGGATACTGGGATGATGGACGAATCGGAGCGAGCGCAATTCCTTTCGAGATCGAGGAAGGCTGGCTTGAAATCTACCATGGTGCGAACAAGGATAATCATTATTGTCTAGGAGCGCTTTTATTGGATAAGAACGAGCCTTGGAAAGTCATTGCGAGAAGCGAGACACCGTTCATGCAGCCGGAAGAGGTGTTTGAAGTCGAGGGTTTTTTCGGAAACGTCATTTTTCCTTGTGGCGTTCTTGTCGAGAACGATATCGTGAAAATTTATTACGGGGCCAGCGATACGTGCGTCGGTTACGCGGAAACATCTCTTGATCATATAAGAGCAAATCTGCAAGTACAATCGGCAAATCGTCCTACGATGCGTTAAGGAGGAGTTCGGATGCAAACGTCGGTACAATCGTCAGTACAGTCCAAGAGTAAAGAAACGTTTCTGCGTGAAATCATGAAAAACCGTTATCTGTACCTCCTGACCTTGCCGGGAGTACTGTTCCTGATTGTCTTTAATTATTTGCCCATGGTCGGACTGTACCTGAGCTTCGTGGACTACAACCCGATGGCCGGTCTCTACGGAATGGGCAGCGAATTCGTGGGACTGGATAACTTTGAGTTCTTTTTCAGCTCCGGCGACTGGGTAGGGATCACGTTCAACACGTTATATTTGAATAGTTTGTTTATCTTGACCGGACTTGCCGTTCAAATTTTCATGGCTGTTGGCTTGAACGAGGTAGCGGGCAACAAGTTCAAGAAGCTGACCCAATCGTTCATGTTTTTACCGAACTTCTTGTCGTGGACCGTGGTTTCCATTTTCTCCATCGCGATATTTTCTACCGATACGGGCGTGATTAACGGGATATTGAACGCATTGGGCATGGAATCGATTAATTTCTATCAGGATGCTTCAACTTGGCCTTTCATACTTGTGCTGCTGAAACTGTGGAAAGGAGTCGGGTTCGGTACCGTCATCTATCTAGCTACCATTTCAAGCATGGACCAAGAGATGTTCGAGGCCGCCAAGATCGATGGGGCTTCGAGATTCCAATCGATTATTTATCTCACTCTTCCGATGCTCAAGACGACAACGATCATGTTACTCATTCTCTCTGTAGGAGGTATCTTCTACGGCGATTTCGGAATGATTTTCGCTCTGATCGGCGATAACCCTCTGCTTAGACCAACAACGGATGTTATCGACACCTACGTTTATCGGGCGCTTCGGATGAACAACGACATCGGAATGTCATCCGCCGTGGGCTTGTTTCAAGCTTTCGTTGGATTCGTGCTCGTCGTCTCCGTTAACGCGATTACTCGCAAAATGTCGAAGGATTCAGCGTTGTTCTAACAATGAAGAGAGGAGGTACGGCGATGAATCATAAATCTCTTGGGGATCGGACGATGTTATTCGTTTTCTATGCGGCGATCGGACTATTCTCTTTAATGTGCGTTATCCCGATGTGGATTGCTCTAATGGCATCCTTCACGAACGAGCTTGAGCTTATACGGAACGGGTACAGCTTATGGATCGGAAACTTCGATCTTACGGCCTACCGATTGATCTTCACGGGAACCGGAAGCGTCTATCGAGCTTATGGAGTTACCATCATAACAACGATTCTTGGGGTTATTCTCACGGTATTCCTAACTAGCTCGTTTGCTTACCCGCTATCCGTTAAATCGTTAAAATATCGAAACAAGCTCGCTTTCTTCTGCTACGTCACGATGGTGTTTAATGGCGGACTTGTTCCTACTTATATTTTAACAACCCGCTTCCTACATTTGCAGAACAGTATATGGGTGCTCATTATTCCGGCTGCACTTAATGGATTTAACGTCTTCCTGATGAAGAACTATTTCTCTACGCTCCCCGAAGCTTTAGCGGAATCGGCTAAGATCGACGGTGCGAGCGAGATCTACATCTACTTCAAGATTATTCTTCCGTTATCGATGCCGATTCTAGCTACGATCGGTTTATTCGCCGCCATCGGGTATTGGAATG
Encoded proteins:
- a CDS encoding LacI family DNA-binding transcriptional regulator, whose amino-acid sequence is MQSGKVTLDTIANILGVTKVSVSKALNNQPGVSDGLRKKILQTSNELGYLHKNAKLTKSVSKLGIIVPKRFFLDTDNFYTKIYYYMNQECSQRDISLSIYLLDPEQEQSNSVPLSLAQDLSDLNGLFIAGEVSEAYVKLLTAYPFPVIAIDFYKSDIALNCIIPDNFQSGYAVTKYLVDRGHVDIGFVGNPHYTSSVMDRYCGYLKALNYYHLEWNKQWMLVNNDDNGSYVMDFELPNKLPTAFVCHCDMAAYKLLLKLQAEGISVPDQVSLISFDNTDLSQTIVPPLTSVDISKHEFAIEAVVRMLGCIKHPEAQPKNIYLQSKIIERESVKRL
- a CDS encoding carbohydrate ABC transporter permease, with translation MNHKSLGDRTMLFVFYAAIGLFSLMCVIPMWIALMASFTNELELIRNGYSLWIGNFDLTAYRLIFTGTGSVYRAYGVTIITTILGVILTVFLTSSFAYPLSVKSLKYRNKLAFFCYVTMVFNGGLVPTYILTTRFLHLQNSIWVLIIPAALNGFNVFLMKNYFSTLPEALAESAKIDGASEIYIYFKIILPLSMPILATIGLFAAIGYWNEWFRVLLFINDQQLFTLQFLIMRLQQQAEFLNSSLSAAARAALGGEMVPTIGIRVATAMVSIGPIILLYPFLQKYFIKGLTIGAVKG
- a CDS encoding glycoside hydrolase family 130 protein — encoded protein: MTVIRSKQNPIISPQDVSASNNEWEVIGVFNAGVTKYKDEVILMLRVAERPINDNPDIYLTPFYEASSNRMTIRTIAKTPECDFSDVRVIKTPEKNYLTSISHLRVARSSDGIRFKIDDKPTILPGTMYESYGIEDPRITRIEDTYYMTYSAISEYGICTGMMTTKDFVTFYREGNVFHPDNKDVVLFPRQVRGKYYALHRPSCSHYGKPEMWIAESSDLRQWGNHRHLANVREGYWDDGRIGASAIPFEIEEGWLEIYHGANKDNHYCLGALLLDKNEPWKVIARSETPFMQPEEVFEVEGFFGNVIFPCGVLVENDIVKIYYGASDTCVGYAETSLDHIRANLQVQSANRPTMR
- a CDS encoding ABC transporter permease, which codes for MQTSVQSSVQSKSKETFLREIMKNRYLYLLTLPGVLFLIVFNYLPMVGLYLSFVDYNPMAGLYGMGSEFVGLDNFEFFFSSGDWVGITFNTLYLNSLFILTGLAVQIFMAVGLNEVAGNKFKKLTQSFMFLPNFLSWTVVSIFSIAIFSTDTGVINGILNALGMESINFYQDASTWPFILVLLKLWKGVGFGTVIYLATISSMDQEMFEAAKIDGASRFQSIIYLTLPMLKTTTIMLLILSVGGIFYGDFGMIFALIGDNPLLRPTTDVIDTYVYRALRMNNDIGMSSAVGLFQAFVGFVLVVSVNAITRKMSKDSALF
- a CDS encoding Gfo/Idh/MocA family protein, with translation MKRLRWGILGCAAIADRAVIPAIQASETGELIGIASRDESKAKAKAEQFGIPKSYGSYEALLADPDIDAVYIPLPNHLHKEWTIAAAKAGKHILCEKPLALNASEAQEMVDCCKEAGVHLAEAFMYRHHPRIARVKEIIASGEIGDLRAIRGVFTYNGAASTGDIRQVKAWGGGGLYDVGVYPLSAARLIMGVEPEAVTVHALFSPEHDDVDMMASGLVEFPGNVALTFDCGMWATFRNELEIVGTEGTIVLKPSFLPSKENDDITIQVGSAIRKEGPYGVDAYVAQSDQFAKVVRGEEPPAYPSQDAVASMRLIDACLESARKRQRVVL